A window of Hippoglossus stenolepis isolate QCI-W04-F060 chromosome 16, HSTE1.2, whole genome shotgun sequence contains these coding sequences:
- the ep300b gene encoding histone acetyltransferase p300 isoform X10 → MADNVLESGPPSAKRPKLSSPALSVSASDGNDFGSFFDLEHDLPDELISSSDLGLTNGGDASQLHTTLGGIGLGGQDAAAKHKQLSELLRAGAPAQQGGPTSNSTAPGASMGMMGGVSVSPGGPQAMPPQGQQQQPGLMQQVGMVGGMAAHNRAASMMGNQKGNTGQQGLMGGQVMNGSPRMGYPGNAGMGNSSNLLAETLQQGPMGPGGQAGMRPQQPGALNKMNMMANAGPYGGPYGQSAGQGLPGAGLGPQLQNKTGLPNNMANQFNMDKKGPPGQGMPGMPSQQQQPGAVGGVSVGGAAAAVGGPQVGLNVVGAGPGTAPPTADPEKRKLIQQQLVLLLHAHKCQRREQANGEVRQCNLPHCRTMKNVLNHMTHCQAGKSCQVAHCASSRQIISHWKNCTRHDCPVCLPLKNAGDKRNQQSLLNSAGVGLVNSLGSGVPGGQSNTPNLNPPNQIDPSSIERAYAALGLTYQGNQMPQQQSTNMPNQGLQGQPGMRTLNTMGANSMGVNGGVQSPNQQSTLLPDAMLHNNMNVQSLMNDSLGSLGSMPTATPPSAAGMRKSWHEDITQDLRNHLVHKLSVQAIFPTPDPAALKDRRMENLVAYARKVEGDMYESANSRAEYYHLLAEKIYKIQKELEEKRKTRLQKQGMMPGQPGIGSPGLPQGPPSMGQPPMLPGQPPNGPHIDPSMVRPAGPNQMVNRMQNPAGMNQFGQMGMQSMGQRSTPPLPLGSPMNQMGMGAARMGQPNATQLQNQYLPQGQFPGSSPGLGSGPSGMNQPGPQTTVPQQNQMSTPPSLPVSSPAPQSASSAPGSGAPGGSMGPGSATGAGSLPSLPQSSTPTQSNSYPHCPSIRTNSPSPARSLTPQPHQTPPTLPGSQTPQPHTPSTPQLPPPQHPQQQQQQQQQQQQQQQTLQQQQQQQQQQPPSAQSVNSEKAGQHPQKTLGGVASSGPQASQASSVPNQNAHVPPQLPKTPLSAKPSLTGDCQVSSPASVNSSTDASSQPAPSDGPAASQEEVKMEVKKQEEEEDEGTDSQGEGKGKMGKGQADVKTEEKPEIKKEKLSSDGCKGEPMDTSSFSTSSSVTTGEDKKPEVKKEPKEEDEGSASSTSSPASAQCKKKIFKPEELRQALMPTLEALYRQDPESLPFRQPVDPQLLGIPVRIRTSNKTNLDYFDIVKNPMDLSTIKRKLDTGQYQEPWQYVDDIWLMFNNAWLYNRKTSRVYKYCSKLAEVFESEIDPVMQGLGYCCGRKFEFSPQTLCCYGKQLCTIQRDAAYFSYQNRYHFCEKCFNEIQGETVSLGDDPSQPQTSINKEQFQRKKNDTLDPELLVECIDCGRKMHQICVLHHDTIWPLGFTCDSCLKKANKTRKENKYAARRLPQTKLGGYLESRVNDYLKRHGQPESGDITIRVVHVSDKVVEVKPGMKSRFVDSGEMSESFPYRMKALFAFEDIDGADVCFFGMHVQEYGSDCPPPNQRRVYISYLDSVHFFKPRHLRTAVYHEILLGYLEYVKRQGYTTGHIWACPPSEGDDYIFHCHPMDQKIPKPKRLQEWYRKMLDKAVAERIVHDYKDVFKQATEDRLTSAKELPYFEGDFWPNVLEESIKELEQEEEERKREENSTSNESIDATKGDSKNAKKKNNKKTSKNKSSLSRANKKKPGMPNVSNDLSQKLYATMEKHKEVFFVIRLIAGPTANSLPAITDVDPLMACDLMDGRDAFLTLARDKHLEFSSLRRSLWSSMCMLVELHNQSQDRFVYTCNECKHHVETRYHCTVCEDYDLCITCYNIKGHEHKMDKLGLGLDDDSNNASAAATQSPGDSRRLSIQRCIQSLVHACQCRNANCSLPSCQKMKRVVQHTKGCKRKTNGGCPICKQLIALCCYHAKHCQENKCPVPFCLNIKQKLRQQQLQHRLQQAQMLRRRMASMQRVGQAAVGPPGGPVVGLPSPGNNGTTAPSTPTSVGTQPPTPQTPTQTMPPVPQQGMGPGPGVQQQQQQPGGMPSQSGMPPQHPHHQFPQMSPQHQQQMLQVQQQQQQQQQQQQQQQQQHQQQQLQLQQQQQLQQQQQHSGAGTNPQQLQQHPNNLPPYASRPPGSSPIHQSQGKPVLRSATPPQLQPGGTVMAGSVGGQQPPNQAQPPLSQQHPSGPPPAAVEIAMKIQQVADAQRKMALQRQAAQAAAGLMPPHPHHQQGQGQQISMGHPGAVGMVGPQGMPQQSAAVAAARAHMEQQQSAQPGMMVGAGGPMQQSPQQVNLPQGQLPPQVQLQQQRMGAPLQNPQQQQQQWAGQGMPPQQRQAMMNQMGHPAMMAAQQQQLQQQQQQQQQQQQQQQQQQQQQQQQQQQHQQAQGHAALINMAQQQQQQGAGVPGGAVPGATGVPGAIAAGGNIPQAALQDLLRTLRSPSSPIQQQQVLNILRSNPQLMAAFIKQRASKYKGVPGAPGGPGGPGAMPGGPGPTGGPVGNAMAGGGPQVNMNSAGSGQPGMHMASQGGTNVNMATMAQLQQQQQLQQQQQQQQLQQQQLQQLQQQQQLQQQQQLQQQQQLQQQQQLQQQQQRPMLSSLQQQQVAALQQQQQQQQQQQQQQQQQQQQQQQQQQQQQQQQQQGGVRPMQGQGPMGNLNTTQFREMLMRRHLQQQQQQQQQQQQQQMGVNHGQFQQPQPPQGQSYMGQPGMQPPTVGQGQAGGPPHGPQQPGGPPGQQGQGYPGSVAQQQATAALQHRIQHQHNLQMQQQNAMAGLPGGDAGPGVGGPQQPSQGPQPTQGGPPPPSSQALLQQALHQRLLQQQQQQQQHLGPGGSPAQHSNPMSPQQPQQMAQSPHLQGQTHPTSLANQVRSPQPSPRPQSQPPHSSPSPRMQPQPSPHHISPQMQTGSPHPGHLNQHHPGMGVPPQQQPTTQQQQQNSMEQFGSDQSAMLSQLSSMASLHGPGGNSQDPLGQNMNHNPLDIM, encoded by the exons ATGGCCGATAATGTCCTGGAGTCCGGCCCGCCTTCAGCTAAGAGGCCCAAGCTGTCCTCTCCGGCTCTCTCCGTGTCTGCCAGTGATGGAAATG ATTTTGGTTCATTCTTTGACCTGGAGCACGACCTCCCAGATGAGCTAATCAGCTCGTCGGACCTGGGTCTGACCAACGGAGGGGATGCCAGCCAACTCCATACCACTCTCGGAGGTATTGGTTTGGGAGGCCAGGATGCAGCtgccaaacacaaacagctgtctGAACTCTTGCGAGCTGGAGCCCCAGCACAGCAGGGTGGCCCTACTTCCAACAGCACAGCACCTGGGGCTTCCATGGGGATGATGGGGGGCGTCAGCGTTTCCCCGGGTGGACCTCAAGCCATGCCCCCCCAgggccagcagcagcaacctGGATTAATGCAGCAGGTTGGGATGGTTGGAGGGATGGCAGCTCACAATCGAGCAGCTTCCATGATGGGTAACCAGAAGGGTAACACTGGACAGCAGGGGCTGATGGGGGGGCAGGTGATGAATGGCTCGCCGAGAATGGGTTACCCTGGCAATGCAGGCATGGGTAACAGTAGTAACCTGTTGGCGGAAACCCTGCAGCAGGGGCCAATGGGACCAGGGGGTCAAGCAGGGATGAGACCACAGCAGCCTGGAGCACTGAACAAG ATGAATATGATGGCCAATGCGGGCCCCTATGGTGGTCCGTACGGCCAATCTGCTGGCCAGGGGCTGCCTGGAGCAGGGCTGGGCCCGCAGCTCCAGAATAAGACAGGCCTGCCCAACAATATGGCCAATCAGTTCAACATGGACAAGAAGGGGCCACCGGGTCAAGGCATGCCTGGGATG ccctctcagcagcagcaacctGGAGCGGTTGGCGGCGTGTCTGtcggtggagcagcagcagcagtggggggGCCGCAGGTTGGGCTCAATGTTGTAGGGGCAGGTCCCGGCACAGCGCCGCCTACTGCAGACCCTGAGAAGCGGAAGCTAATTCAACAGCAGCTGGTGCTCTTGCTCCACGCGCACAAGTGCCAGCGGAGGGAGCAAGCCAACGGCGAAGTGCGACAGTGCAACCTGCCGCACTGCCGCACCATGAAGAATGTGCTGAACCACATGACTCATTGCCAGGCTGGCAAGTCCTGCCAGG tggCACACTGTGCCTCATCCAGACAGATAATCTCTCATTGGAAGAATTGCACACGACATGACTGTCCTGTATGCCTGCCACTGAAAAACGCTGGAGACAAGAGGAACCAGCAGT CGCTCCTCAACAGTGCAGGGGTGGGTTTGGTGAACTCTTTAGGGTCAGGGGTGCCAGGTGGACAGTCCAACACGCCCAATCTGAACCCCCCAAACCAGATTGATCCCAGCTCCATAGAGAGGGCCTACGCTGCGCTGGGTCTCACTTACCAGGGAAACCAGATGCCGCAGCAACAATCGACCAACATGCCAAACCAAGGGCTGCAGGGGCAGCCTGGAATGAGGACTCTAAACACCATGG GAGCAAACTCTATGGGAGTGAATGGTGGAGTGCAGTCCCCCAACCAGCAGTCTACACTACTGCCAGACGCCATGTTGCACAACAACATGAATGTACAGAG TTTGATGAATGATAGTTTGGGGAGCCTGGGATCCATGCCCACAGCAACTCCTCCTTCTGCTGCAGGCATGAGGAAGTCCTGGCATGAGGACATCACACAGGACCTCCGTAACCACCTAGTCCACAAACT CAGTGTACAGGCCATCTTCCCTACTCCCGACCCCGCTGCACTGAAGGATCGGCGGATGGAAAATCTCGTGGCTTACGCTCGAAAAGTAGAGGGTGACATGTACGAGTCAGCTAACAGTAGG GCGGAGTACTACCACCTGCTGGCAGAGAAGATCTACAAGATCCaaaaggagctggaggagaagaggaagacgcGGCTCCAGAAGCAGGGCATGATGCCCGGCCAACCTGGAATAGGCTCCCCAGGCCTCCCACAGGGGCCTCCAAGCATGGGACAGCCGCCCATGCTCCCGGGGCAACCCCCAA ATGGTCCTCACATCGATCCGTCCATGGTCCGACCAGCAGGACCCAACCAGATGGTCAACAGGATGCAGAACCCAGCAG GAATGAACCAGTTTGGTCAGATGGGGATGCAGTCGATGGGTCAGAGGTCgacccctcctcttcctcttggtTCTCCAATGAACCAG ATGGGTATGGGTGCAGCAAGAATGGGCCAGCCCAATGCCACACAGTTACAGAACCAGTACCTCCCCCAAGGCCAGTTTCCAGGGTCCAGTCCTGGACTTGGTTCTGGTCCTAGTGGCATGAACCAGCCCGGGCCACAGACTACAGTGCCACAG CAGAACCAGATGTCAACGCCGCCTTCCCTCCCAGTCAGTAGTCCTGCACCACAGTCTGCCTCTTCTGCTCCGGGCTCTGGGGCCCCTGGAGGCTCCATGGGGCCTGGTAGTGCCACCGGTGCTGGGTCTCTACCCAGCTTGCCTCAATCCTCCACCCCCACCCAGTCCAACTCCTACCCGCACTGCCCGTCCATCCGAACAAACTCGCCGTCACCAGCTCGCAGCTTAACGCCTCAACCTCATCAAACACCCCCCACGTTACCTGGTTCTCAAACACCACAGCCACACACTCCGAGCACACCTCAGCTACCACCTCCACAGcacccacaacaacaacaacaacaacaacaacagcaacaacaacagcaacaaactttacagcagcagcagcagcagcagcagcagcagccaccatCAGCACAGTCAGTGAATTCTGAGAAGGCCGGTCAGCATCCACAGAAGACGCTTGGGGGTGTGGCTTCCTCGGGCCCCCAAGCAAGTCAGGCTTCTTCAGTGCCCAACCAGAATGCTCATGTGCCACCACAGCTGCCCAAGACCCCA CTATCTGCGAAGCCTTCTCTGACAGGAGATTGTCAGGTGTCCTCCCCAGCCTCGGTCAACAGCAGCACTGATGCCAGCTCCCAGCCAGCTCCATCAGATGGCCCTGCTGCCAGCCAGGAAGAAGTTAAAATGGAGgtgaagaagcaggaggaagaggaagatgaagggacTGACTCACAAGGAGAGGGCAAAGGGAAGATGGGAAAGGGTCAGGCTGACgtgaagacagaggagaaacctGAA ataaagaaagagaagctcTCGTCGGATGGGTGTAAAGGCGAGCCCATGGATACATCTTCGTTCTCGACGTCATCGTCGGTAACAACAGGTGAAGACAAGAAGCCGGAGGTGAAGAAAGAGCccaaagaggaagatgaggggtCAGCATCCAGTACCAGCTCCCCAGCCAGCGCTCAGTGCAAGAAGAAGA tCTTTAAGCCGGAGGAGCTGCGTCAGGCTCTGATGCCCACGCTGGAAGCTTTGTACCGGCAGGACCCTGAGTCTTTGCCCTTCCGTCAACCGGTGGACCCCCAGTTACTGGGAATACCCGTACGTATTCGAACTAGTAACAAAACTAACCTG GACTACTTTGATATTGTGAAGAACCCCATGGACCTGTCAACCATCAAGAGGAAGCTGGACACGGGACAATACCAGGAGCCGTGGCAATATGTCGACGATATCTGGCTGATGTTCAACAACGCCTGGCTCTACAACCGCAAGACGTCACGTGTATACAAGTACTGCTCCAAGCTGGCTGAGGTGTTTGAGTCGGAGATCGACCCGGTCATGCAGGGCCTGGGATACTGTTGTGGGAGGAAG TTTGAGTTTTCCCCTCAAACTCTATGCTGCTACGGAAAACAATTATGCACCATCCAACGTGATGCTGCGTACTTTAGCTACCAGAACAG GTACCACTTCTGTGAGAAGTGTTTCAACGAAATCCAGGGCGAGACCGTTTCCCTGGGGGACGACCCCTCGCAGCCTCAGAC GTCTATCAACAAAGAGCAGTTCCAACGAAAGAAGAACGACACACTTGATCCCGAGTT gCTTGTGGAATGTATTGACTGCGGTCGTAAAATGCACCAGATCTGTGTCCTGCATCATGACACCATATGGCCTTTAGG CTTCACatgtgacagctgcctcaaaaAGGCGAACAAGACACGGAAAGAGAACAAATACGCAGCTAGAA GACTTCCGCAGACCAAGCTGGGGGGTTATTTGGAGTCGCGTGTGAACGACTACCTCAAGCGACATGGCCAACCCGAATCTGGCGATATCACCATCCGAGTCGTCCACGTCTCGGACAAGGTGGTCGAGGTCAAGCCAGGCATGAAGTCCAG gtTTGTGGACAGTGGAGAAATGTCGGAGTCCTTCCCCTACAGGATGAAAGCCTTGTTTGCATTTGAGGACATCGACGGcgcagatgtgtgttttttcggCATGCACGTCCAAGAGTACGGCTCAGACTGCCCGCCTCCCAATCAGAGACGAGTGTACATCTCTTACCTGGACAGCGTGCACTTCTTCAAACCTCGACACCTCAGGACGGCTGTCTACCATGAGATCCTGCTGGGCTACCTGGAGTATGTCAAGAGGCAGGG GTATACAACGGGTCATATCTGGGCCTGTCCACCCAGTGAAGGGGATGATTACATCTTTCACTGCCATCCAATGGACCAGAAGATCCCCAAGCCAAAACGCCTGCAGGAGTGGTACAGGAAGATGCTGGACAAGGCTGTGGCTGAGCGCATTGTCCATGATTACAAG GACGTGTTCAAGCAAGCAACAGAGGACCGGCTGACCAGCGCCAAGGAGCTGCCATATTTTGAGGGCGACTTCTGGCCAAACGTGCTGGAGGAGAGCAtcaaggagctggagcaggaggaagaggagaggaagcgaGAGGAGAACAGCACCTCCAATGAGAGCATAGAT GCCACAAAAGGAGACAGCAAGAATGCCAAAAAGAAGAACAATAAAAAGACGAGCAAGAACAAGAGCAGCTTGAGCCGAGCCAACAAGAAGAAACCGGGGATGCCCAACGTTTCCAATGACCTTTCTCAGAAACTCTACGCTACCATGGAGAAACATAAGGAG GTCTTCTTTGTCATCCGCCTCATTGCCGGACCCACAGCCAACTCCCTGCCCGCCATCACTGACGTGGACCCGCTGATGGCCTGTGACCTGATGGACGGCCGCGACGCCTTCCTGACTCTGGCCAGGGACAAGCACCTGGAGTTCAGCTCTCTGAGGAGGTCCCTGTGGAGCTCCATGTGTATGTTGGTGGAGCTGCACAACCAGAGCCAGGACCGCTTCGTTTACACTTGCAATGAGTGTAAACATCACGTGGAGACACGCTACCACTGCACCGTCTGCGAG GACTATGACTTGTGCATCACCTGCTACAACATTAAAGGTCATGAGCACAAGATGGATAAACTGGGTCTGGGGCTGGACGACGACAGCAACAACGCGTCAGCAGCAGCTACTCAGAGCCCTGGAGACTCCCGTCGTCTAAGCATCCAGAGATGTATTCAGTCGCTGGTCCATGCGTGCCAGTGCCGCAACGCCAACTGCTCTCTGCCGTCCTGCCAGAAGATGAAGCGCGTTGTTCAGCACACAAAAGGCTGCAAGCGCAAGACGAATGGTGGCTGCCCCATCTGCAAGCAGCTCATTGCTCTGTGCTGCTACCATGCTAAACACTGTCAAGAGAACAAATGTCCAGTCCCGTTCTGTCTGAACATCAAGCAAAAGCtgcggcagcagcagctacagcacaGGCTCCAGCAGGCGCAAATGTTAAGGAGAAGAATGGCCAGCATGCAGAGGGTGGGGCAGGCCGCTGTTGGGCCACCCGGAGGGCCTGTGGTCGGACTTCCATCACCAGGAAACAATGGTACCACAGCACCAAGTACCCCAACGTCTGTAGGAACCCAGCCCCCAACCCCCCAGACACCAACTCAGACCATGCCTCCAGTCCCGCAGCAGGGAATGGGTCCAGGACCtggagtccagcagcagcaacagcagccagGTGGGATGCCCTCACAAAGTGGCATGCCTCCTCAGCACCCCCACCACCAGTTTCCGCAGATGTCTCCccaacatcagcagcagatgcttcaagtccagcagcagcagcagcagcaacaacaacaacagcagcagcagcagcaacagcatcaacaacagcagctgcagctgcagcagcagcagcagctgcagcagcagcagcagcacagtggagCAGGGACCAACCCTCAACAACTCCAACAGCACCCGAACAATTTGCCTCCATATGCCAGCAGACCTCCAGGCTCCTCCCCAATCCACCAGTCCCAGGGCAAACCAGTTCTTCGGTCTGCAACACCTCCCCAGCTGCAGCCTGGTGGCACTGTCATGGCTGGAAGTGTTGGGGGCCAGCAACCTCCTAACCAGGCCCAGCCTCCCCTTTCACAGCAGCATCCTTCTGGCCCTCCACCGGCAGCAGTAGAAATCGCCATGAAGATCCAACAGGTAGCTGATGCTCAGAGAAAGATGGCTCTGCAACGACAAGCCGCCCAGGCAGCTGCAGGCTTGATGCCTCCTCACCCGCACCATCAACAGGGTCAAGGTCAACAGATAAGCATGGGACACCCAGGGGCAGTTGGGATGGTTGGACCTCAGGGCATGCCACAACAGTCGGCAGCAGTGGCAGCTGCTCGTGCCCACATGGAACAGCAACAAAGTGCTCAACCGGGCATGATGGTCGGTGCTGGGGGGCCCATGCAGCAAAGCCCTCAGCAGGTAAACCTTCCCCAGGGCCAGCTCCCCCCTCAGgtgcagcttcagcagcagaggatggGTGCACCACTTCAAAACcctcaacagcagcaacagcagtggGCAGGCCAGGGGATGCCACCCCAGCAGAGACAAGCTATGATGAACCAAATGGGCCATCCAGCCATGAtggcagctcagcagcagcaacttcaacagcagcagcagcaacaacagcagcagcagcagcagcagcagcagcagcagcagcagcagcagcaacagcagcagcagcaccaacaAGCTCAGGGCCATGCTGCCTTGATAAACatggcgcagcagcagcagcagcaaggtgCTGGTGTCCCAGGGGGGGCTGTCCCTGGAGCTACTGGTGTCCCAGGAGCTATTGCTGCTGGTGGGAACATCCCCCAGGCTGCCCTCCAAGACCTGTTACGGACTCTCCGCTCGCCTAGCTCACCgatccagcagcagcaagtcCTCAACATCTTGAGGTCTAATCCACAGCTCATGGCTGCTTTTATTAAGCAGAGGGCTTCAAAATACAAGGGGGTGCCGGGGGCTCCAGGTGGACCGGGTGGACCGGGTGCCATGCCGGGAGGTCCTGGTCCCACAGGAGGTCCTGTTGGTAATGCCATGGCAGGAGGGGGACCACAGGTGAACATGAATTCTGCAGGTTCCGGCCAGCCTGGGATGCATATGGCAAGTCAGGGAGGGACGAATGTCAACATGGCCACTATGGcccagctacagcagcagcaacagctgcagcagcagcagcagcaacagcagcttcagcagcagcagttacaacagttacaacagcaacaacagttacaacagcaacaacagttgcaacagcaacaacagttgcaacagcagcaacagttacaacagcagcagcagaggccaaTGCTCAGTAGTTTACAGCAACAACAAGTGGCagctctccagcagcagcagcagcagcaacagcagcagcaacagcaacaacaacagcagcagcaacaacaacagcagcagcaacagcagcagcaacagcagcagcagcaaggggGAGTAAGGCCTATGCAAGGCCAGGGCCCAATGGGAAATCTCAACACTACCCAGTTTAGAGAGATGCTCATGAGGCGgcatctccagcagcagcagcaacaacagcagcagcagcagcaacaacaaatggGAGTAAATCACGGTCAGTTCCAGCAGCCACAACCACCACAGGGGCAAAGCTACATGGGACAGCCTGGGATGCAGCCTCCAACAGTGGGACAGGGCCAGGCTGGAGGTCCTCCTCATGGCCCCCAGCAGCCTGGTGGTCCCCCAGGCCAGCAGGGGCAAGGTTACCCAGGATCGGTGGCCCAGCAGCAAGCTACAGCTGCTCTGCAGCATAGGATCCAGCACCAGCACAACCtccagatgcagcagcagaatgCCATGGCTGGTCTGCCAGGGGGCGATGCAGGGCCAGGTGTGGGAGGTCCTCAGCAGCCATCTCAAGGCCCTCAGCCCACTCAAGGTGGCCCCCCACCTCCATCTTCTCAAGCCCTGCTACAACAGGCCCTCCACCAGAGactgctccagcagcagcagcagcagcaacagcatctGGGCCCCGGCGGGTCACCGGCCCAGCACAGCAATCCCATGAGTCcccagcagccgcagcagatGGCCCAGTCCCCACACCTGCAGGGCCAGACACATCCCACATCGCTGGCTAACCAGGTGCGATCTCCACAGCCCTCTCCCAGACCGCAGTCCCAGCCGCCGCACTCCAGCCCGTCCCCGCGCATGCAGCCCCAGCCCTCCCCACATCACATCTCCCCTCAGATGCAGACGGGTTCACCACACCCAGGCCATCTGAACCAGCACCACCCAGGCATGGGGGTCCCTCCACAACAACAGCCAACAAcccaacagcagc